One genomic segment of Pristiophorus japonicus isolate sPriJap1 unplaced genomic scaffold, sPriJap1.hap1 HAP1_SCAFFOLD_82, whole genome shotgun sequence includes these proteins:
- the LOC139257294 gene encoding zinc finger protein 436-like, producing the protein MESHKDSRTMEKPWKCGDCGKGYRSPSELEIHRRSHTGERPFTCSTCGKGFTSPSTLLKHQRVHSEERPFTCSECGKGFFRSSDLVGHQRVHTGESPFTCSECGMGFTAPSILLRHQRVHTGERPFTCSECGKGFTQSSHLVVHQGIHTGERPFTCSECGTGFFRSSDLLGHQRIHTGERPFTCSTCGKGYTAASILLKHQRIHSEERPFTCCECGKGFIQSSHLVVHQRIHTGERPFTCSECGKGFPRSSDLLRHQRAHTGESLFTCSVCSKGFTQLSTLLTHQRVHN; encoded by the coding sequence atggagagtcacaaggatagccgcaccatggagaaaccgtggaaatgtggggactgtgggaagggatacagatcaccatctgagctggaaattcatcgacgcagtcacactggggagaggccgttcacctgctctacgtgtgggaagggattcacttcaccatccaccctgctgaaacaccagcgagttcactctgaggagaggccattcacctgctcagagtgtgggaagggattctttcggtcatccgacctggtgggacaccagcgagttcacacgggggagagtccgttcacctgctctgagtgtgggatgggattcactgcaCCATCtatcctgctgagacaccagcgagttcacactggggagaggccgttcacctgctctgaatgtgggaagggattcactcagtcatcccaccttgtAGTTCACCagggaattcacactggggagaggccattcacctgctctgagtgtgggacggGATTctttcggtcatccgacctgctgggacaccagcgaattcacacgggggagaggccgttcacctgctctacgtgtgggaagggatacactgCAGCATCCatactgctgaaacaccagcgaattcactctgaggagaggccattcacctgctgtgagtgtgggaagggattcattcagtcatcccaccttgtagttcaccagcgaattcacactggggagaggccattcacctgctctgagtgtgggaagggattccctcggtcatccgacctgctgagacaccagcgagctcacacggGGGAGAGtctattcacctgctctgtgtgtagtaagggattcactcagttatccaccctgctgacacaccagcgagttcacaattga